The DNA sequence CTACGTGATCCGCGCCCTGCGCGCGGGCGCGGCCGGTTTCCTGGTGAAGTCGACGCCGCCGGAGGACCTGATCGGCCTGGTCCGGGTGGCGGCGGACGGGCACACGGTCCTGTCGCCGTCGGCGGCCCGCCGGTTGGTGGCGCTGTCCGCGGACGGCCGCGAGCGCGGCGAAGACGCCCGCCGCCGGACGTCCGGGCTCACCGATCGCGAGCGGGATGTGCTGGCGTGCCTGGGCGAAGGACTGTCCAATGCGGACATCGCGGCCCGGCTTCACCTCGCGGAGGCGACGGTGAAGAGCTACGTGTCGCGGATGCTCGTGAAGCTGGACTGCACCAATCGGACGCAGGCGGGCCTGCTGGCCCACGAAGCCGGCCTGGTCGCCCGCTGACCCGTCACTTTCGCCACGAAAGATGCGACTTCACACGGATCTAACGCCACTTTCACCAGGAAAGATGCGACGCCTCACACGGATCTAACGCCACTTTCACTACGGAAGATGCGGCGCCTCACATGGATTTTACGTGGGCCACAGCAATGGGATTGCGCGCCAGACCGCCCAGGCGATGAGGGCGAGCCAGGCGGCGATCCACACCAGCGCCGGGATTCCGGTGCTCCGGGCGAGCATGGCCGCGTCGTCCTCCTGACCGCCGAAGCCGTGCCGGATCCGGTTGAGGACGAGCGCGCGCAGGCCACCGAGTTCACTGGTCAGCAGCAGCCAGGCTTCGGCGTACGCGACGCCGTTCTTCAGCCAGAGCGGCGCCCAGCGCAGGGCACCGAACACGATCGCCCCGACCGCGACGACCACCACGAAGGTGAGCAGGTCCCGGGTGAACAGCAGGAGGAACACCATCGCGGCCAGGGTCAGGGTGAGCACGGCCGGAACGAGCCCGCGGTGCAGCAGGCCCGCCGCGCCCAGGCCGGCCAGCGGCGGCATCGCGTACCCGGCGGCGCTGGTCAGGACGGCGGCGAGCCCCGGCGGGGTCCGGTGCCAGGTACCGCCGGACTCCGGGCTGTCGATCGCGACCCGGCCGACGCCGCCGCCGGTCAGGATGCTCACCAGCGCGTGGCCGCCTTCGTGGAAGAGCGTGCCGAGGAAGTTGGCCCGGTAGACGACACTCCGCCGGCCGTCGGCGGGCACCGCGAACGACGTCACCACGACCATGGCCGCCACCAGCGCGGTGATCCCGACGAGCTCCGGTCCCGGCGCGGGCAGGGTCTCGTCGAGCACAGCGAACGCGGACGCCATGAGTCCCTCCCCGGAGCCGTGGAGCCGTCCTCCACAGTGTCACCGGGGCCGCGGGCCGGGCGGGATCCCCGCCGGGAATTGTCCTGGAGCTGTCCAGCGTCACGCGGACGCGGGCGTGTGCTCCGCGTCGTAGGCGTCCCGCGAATCCTGGACCGACGCCATGTGCTGCCGCGCCCACTGGTCCAGCAGCTCCAGCGGCTCGGAAAGGTTGCGCCCCAGCGAGGTCAGCTCGTACTCGACCTTCGGCGGGATCACCGCGTACGCCGTGCGGGTGAGGATGCCGTCGCGGACCAGGCTGCGCAGCGTCTGCGTCAGGACCTTCTGGGAGATGCCGTCCACGCGGCGGGCGATCTCGGTGAACCGCAGCGGGCCGCCGGTGAGCGCGCCGACGATGAGGACCGTCCACTGGTCGCCGATGCGGTCGAGCAGCTGTCGGGTCGGGCAGTCGCGGTCGTACGGGTCCGGGTGCACAGCGTCTCCTCACTTTCCCAAAGAGAGTAACACGCGATTCAGGCGGTGGGCGCCATCAGCGTGCCGAAGAGGATCCGCAGGTGACGGCGTCCGCGTTCCCAGCGCGCGTCCAGTTCGCCCTGATCGCGCGTGGCCCAGCTGGCGATGAGGATGCCGCGGACGACGTCCATCGCGGTGTAGACCGCGTGCAGGAACTCGTGGTGCCCGGCATGCTCCGGCAGCAGCGCCTTGCCGAACTCGACCAGGCTGGACGTCGCGATCGGCTCGACCACCGCCATCTGGCGGCGCAGCTCGGGGTCGGTCCGCGACGCGACCCACAGCTCCACCGTCGCGGAGAACACCGGCCCCTGGTGCATCTCCCACAGCAGCTGCAGCGCGTCGCCGACCGGGTCGGTGGACGCGCGCAGCCGGTCCAGCTCGGCCATCGCGACCTCGGTGCGCTTCGCCGCCAGGTGCCGGATCGCCGAGGTGACCAGGTCGGCCTTCGTCGGGAAGTGGTGCACCTGCGCGCCGCGCGTGACGCCGGCGCGGTCGGCGACGCGGGTGGTCGTCGTGCCCGCGTAGCCGAACTCGACCAGGCAGTCGATCGTCGCGTCGAGCAGCCGGACGCGCATCGCCGCGCTGCGCTCCTCCTGGGTGCGGCCGGTCGATCCCCGTCGTGGCGCTGACATGGGACTACTTTATGGGGCGATGCGTGCTTCGGTTGCGGCGACCAGCCCGGCGACGACCCGCGTGATGAACACGCCCAGGATCCGCCGGTAGAACCAGCCGGTGCCGGGGATCTTCGCGGTGAACGTCGAATGCCAGTGGACCTCGGTGCCGCCGTCTCTCGGCGACAGGTCGACGTAGGCGACGTAGTCCCGCAGCGGCAGGCCGTGCTCCAGCGCGTAGCCGAACCGGCGCCCGGGCTCCAGCGCGACGATCTTCTCGTACGAGCGGGTGCGGCCGGTGCGGAACAGCCGGATCGCGCCGAGCCCTTCGCGCTCCCCCTCCCCTTCGCTGACCAGCTCGAACGACTCCAGCGGCGACCAGGCCGGCCAGCTCGCGCCGTCGCGAAGCAGGGCGTAGACGGTGTCGGCCGGCGCGGACGTCCGGCCACGGACGGAAATACTCTGTACCATTTGGTACGTGTACCATCTGGTACATGATCGACACAAGCCCGCGCGCCCAGCTGCTCGACGCGGCGATCGACCACATCGCCCACCACGGCGGCGCGGGCAAGAGCCTGCGCGCCCTGGCCGCCGGCCTCGGCACCAGCCACCGCATGCTCATCTACCACTTCGGCTCGAAGGAAGGCCTGCTCACGGCGGTCACGCGCGAGGTCGAGGCCCGGCAGCGCACGGCCCTGGCCGACGTCGGCGAGGGTGGCGAGTTCTGGCGGCGGCTGACCGACGAGGACCTGCGCGCCAACGAAAAGCTCTTCTTCCAGCTCTACGGCCAGGCCCTCGGCGGCACCCCGGGCACGACCGAGTTCCTGGACGGCGTCGTCGACGACTGGCTCGGCCCGATCGAGGCCCTGCTCGCGCGCTACGGCGTCCCCGAGGCCGACCGGCCGGCGCACGCCCGGCTCGGGCTCGCCGTCACCCGCGGTCTGCTGCTCGACCTCGTCACGACCGGCGACCGCGAAGCCGTCGACGCCGCGATGGAGCTTTTCCTGGCGGTGTACGAGAAGTGATAATGGCGCGATGCGCCGGACACCGGGGATCTTGCTCGCGCTGGTCACGACGGCGGCCCTCGCGCCCGCGGCGGCGGCCGAAACCGGCCCGGTCCGCGAGACGGCGTGGGTCGAAACCGGCGCCGACCTCGACCACGACGGCAAGCCCGACCGCGTCGCCGCCGACGTCGTCCGGCCCGCCGGGCGCGCACGCGTCCCGGTGATCCTCGACGTCAGCCCGTACTTCGCGTGCTGCGGCCGCGGCAACGAGTCCCAGAAGAAAACGTTTGCGCCGGACGGCACCCCCGAGCAGTTCCCGCTGTTTCTCGACAACTACTTCGTGCCGCGCGGGTACGCGGTGGTACTGGCCGACGTCGGCGGCACGAACCGCTCGTCCGGCTGCTTCGACGACGTCGCCGACGGCAACGCCGTCGTGAACTGGCTCAACGGCCGGGCGAAGGCCTTCGACGCGCCCGACGGCGGCCGGCCGGTGACGGCGGGCTGGGCCACCGGGGACGTCGGCGCGATCGGCAAGTCCCAGGACGGCGCCACCGCGATCGGCATGGCCGCGTCCGGGATCCCCGGGCTGAAGACGATCGTGCCGATCGAAGGCGTCGCCGACAACTACGCCCAGCTCGTCGCGAACGGCGCGCCCTTGGCGACGCCGGACAACACCGGGTCGGCCTTCACCTACAACGACCGCGCGGCGCGGTTGTGTCAGCCGTTCGAGGCGGACGTCAAGGCGCGCATGGGCACGGACGGTGACTACAACGCCTATTGGCAGGGCGTGAACTACGTCCCGCAGGCCGGGCGGGTGCGCGCGAGCGTGCTCATCGCGCAGGGGTTCGGGGACAGCGTCGTCGGCGCGGACCAGTTCGCCGCCTACTGGGCCGCGCTCGGCCGGGCCGGGGTGCCGCGCAAGGCGTGGCTGAGCCAGGCCGGCCACGTCGACCCGTTCGACCTGCAGCGGGCGCGGTGGGTGGACACGCTGGGCCGCTGGTTCGACCGCTGGCTGCGGGGCGTCCGCAACGGCGTCGAGCACGAGCCCGCCGTGCACCTGGAAGCCACGCCGGACCGGTGGACGGACGTCCGGGCCTGGCCGCCCGCGACCGCCGCCACGACGTTCCGCCCGGCTGCCGGCGGCACGCTCGGCCGGCGTGGTTCCGGCACGGCCACAGTCGTCGACGACCCGGCGGTCGGCCGCGAGCAGTGGGCGGCCGGGACGTCGGCCGCGCGGTTCACCGGCGCTCCCCTGACCTCGGCGGTGCGGCTGGCCGGGACGCCGTCCGTGAAGATCACCGCGTCGTCCGACAAGCCCGCCGCCCGGCTCGGCGTCGCGCTCGTCGACTACGGCCCGGCGGACGTCCGGAACACGGCGAACTACGGCAGTGGCGTGAAGAACCTGACCACCCGATCGTGCTGGGGCGTAAGCCGGCCCGGTGACAGCGCGTGCTTCCTGGACACCGCCACCGACCTCGTCCGCGCCGACCACCAGATCGTCGCAGCCGGCTGGGCCGACCTCGGGCACCACGCGTCGCTGCGCCACGGCGAGCCGCTCGTACCGGGGCTGGCGTATTCGATGACGTTCACCCTGAGCAGCCTCGACCACGTCGTCCCGGCCGGGCACCGGCTCGGCCTGCTGCTCGGCGGCACCGACGGGCAGCTGTTCGACCCGGCGCTGCCGGTGCTGGGCGACACGCTGACGTTCGACCTCGCGCGGACGTCAGTCACCCTGGGCCTTACACAGCCCGAACATTAGGCGCACGCCCTCCGAACACCCGCCCGCCAGAGTTCTCCTCGTACCCGGAAACCATTCACCGAGGGAGACATCATGCGAGGACCCATCTGGACGCGGCGGCTGGCACTGGCGGGCGCCGGAAGCGCGGCCTGCCTGCTGGCGCTGGCGCCGCTGGCCTCGGCCCAGACGACGTCCCCGGCGCCGGTCGCGCCGATCACGCTCAGCCCCGAGGAGTCGCAGCAGGTCTGCGGCGACTGGGTGCCGAAGCTGCAGAAGCGCGCCGACAACCTGGAGAAGCGGATCAACGGCGGCCCCGAGGTCGCCGGCTCGGTCGCCAACCTCAAGGCCCGCGCCCAGGACCAGCGCACGGCCGGGCACAACGACCGCGCCACCAAGCTCGACGAGCGCGCCACCAAGCGGCAGGGCAAGGTCGGTGAGCTGACCACCGCGAAGCAGAAGCTCGACGCCTTCGCGTCCGCCCACTGCAAGCCGGCCGCGCCGGCGCCGACCAAGTGAGGGCGGCGAGGATCGCGGCCGCGGTCGGGGCCGCCGCGCTCATCACGCTCGGCTGCTCGGCCTGCCGCGACAACCTGATGGGCTCGCCGGACCCCGGCACCTCCCCGGCGTCGTCGGAACTGAGCGGCATCGAATCGACGCTCAACGGCGTCGAGTCCGACATGAACGACGACGGCTCCCCGTGACCGGCTAGCGTCTCCCCGGGGGCGACGGCGGAGACGGGAGCGGGAATGGGGTCACCGGGGCGCGGCCTCGTCCTCGTGGTCGAGGACGAGTCCGCGATCGCCGAACTGGCGGCGCTGTACCTCAAGCGCGACGGGTTCGGCGTGCACGTCGAGCCGGACGGCGGCCGCGCGCTCGACGCCGTCCGGCGGCTCAAGCCGGTGGCGATCGTGCTCGACATCGGACTGTCCGGAATGGACGGTATCGAGATCTGCAAGACACTGCGCGCGGCCGGCGACTGGACGCCGGTGCTGTTCGTCACCGCTCGCGACGACGAGCTGGATCGCTTGCTGGGCTTGGAGATCGGCGCCGACGACTACCTGACCAAGCCGTTCAGCCCGCGCGAGCTGGCCGCGCGCGTCCGGACCGTGCTGCGGCGCGCGTCCGGGGCGGCGCCGACCCCCTCGGCGTTCACCGTCGGCGCGGCGCGCGTCGACCTCGCGAGCCGCCGCGCCTGGGCCGGCGAGACGGAGATTTCCCTGACGTCCACGGAGTTCGACCTGCTCACGCACCTGCTCCGGCACCCGGGGCAGGTGCTTTCGCGCGACCAGCTGCTCAGCGCCGTCTGGGGGTACGCCGCCGCGGCGGGCACGCGCACGGTCGACGTCCACGTCGCGCAGCTGCGGGCGAAACTCGGTGCGGCCAGTCCGATCAGGACGGTCCGCGGCATCGGCTACGCGGCGGACCCGGCATGAGGTACCGCGGGACGCTCGCCGGGCGGATCACGCTCGTCTGCCTCGCCGTCGCCGGGATCGCGGTGATCGTGGCCGGGTTTGTGGCGGCGCGGCTGATCCGGACCACGGCGGACAACGTGCTGCAGTCGTCCCTGTCGGCGCAGGCCGACGTCGTCGCGTCGCAGCTCGACGAGAGCGGCATCGGCAACCGGCTGGGCGTCGGCAAGGTCGCCGACGTCGTGCGCGGGCAGGGCATCTCGGTCGTCGTGCGCCGCGCGGGCGGGCAGCCGGCCGGGGACGCCGTATCGGTGCAAGCGGCGGCGAAGGCGGGGCTCGGCGCCGTGCACTCGGAGCGGGTGCTGGTCGCGGGCGCGCAGTACCTGGTGGAGACGCGGGCGGTCGGGACGCGCGGGGCGGCGTTCGCGCTGGTCCTGCCGGCGCGCAACGCGGACACGACGCAGCGCGCGCTGGTCCGGAACATCGCGTTCGCGCTGGGGATCGGGCTGCTGGTGGCGGCCGCGGCCGGGTTCGTGTCCGGCCGGTTGCTGGGCCGTCCGCTGCGCCGGGCGGCCGCGGCCGCCGGATCGCTGCGGGCCGGCCGGCGCGACGTCCGGGTGCCGGTCGAGGGGCCGCGGGAGGTCGCGGAGGTGGCGGGCTCGCTGAATTCGCTGGCCGACGCGCTCGCCCACAGCGAGGCGCGGCAGCGGGACTTCCTGCTGTCGGTGTCGCACGAGCTGCGGACGCCGTTGACAGCGGTGACGGGCTTCGCCGAGGCGATCGCGGACGGCGTCGCGTCGGGCGACGACGCCCAGCGCGCCGGCCAGACGATCCAGCGCGAGGCCGCGCGGCTGGAACGCCTCGTCACGGACCTGCTGGAGCTGGCCCGGCTGGGCGCCGACGAGTTCCGCCTGGACGTCACGACCCTGGACCTGGGCGCGTTGCTGCGGGACTGCGCGGAGGTCTGGCAGCTGCGGTGCGCGCGGGAAAACGTGCGGCTGTCCATTGTGGCGCCTTCTTCCCCGGTCCCGGTGCCGGCCGACGCCCGGCGGCTGCACCAGGTCGTCGACGGCCTGGCGGAAAACGCCCTGCGGGTCACCCCTTCGGGCGCCCCGATGGTCTTCTCGCTGTCGGTGTCCGGCTCCGAAGCCCACCTTTCGGTCCGCGACGGCGGCCCGGGCCTGGCCCCGGAGGACTACCCGGTGGCGTTCGAACGCGGGGTGCTGAACGCCCGCTACCGCGACCGCCGCCCGGTGGGCTCCGGCATCGGCCTGGCCCTGGTCCACGCCCTGGTCACCCGCATGGGCGGCGCCCTGACCGCGGGCCCGGCCCCCGAAGGCGGCGCCGCGTTCACGATCACCCTCCCCCTGGCCGCGTCGACAGCCACAGTCCCCATCCCCCGCCCGTAACCCGACCCTCCAGGTACGCGACCCGACCGTCCGAGTACGCGACCCGACCCTCCAGGCACGCGAGATGCGCGTCCAAGCACGCGACGTCGCGTCAGGACGGCGGTGCCAGCTGCGCCGCGCGGTCGGTTACGTCCATGACGGCCCAGTGCTCGATCACCCGGCCGTCGCGGACGCGGATCATGTCCATGCTGGTCACGGCGTAACCGCGGCCGGTCGAGATCTGCATGCCGGTGCTCGTGTAGCGGTTCACCGAGAACTCGCCGTCGGCGACGTTGCGCTCGACCCGCACGCCCACGTCGCGGAAGTCGGCGAAGAACTCGCCGCCCAGCATGGCTTCCCACTTCGCCCGCCAGGCGTCGATGCCGTGGTGGTCGCCGCCCGCGCCGCCGCGGTGGTCGACCACGTCCGGGTCGATGTAGCGCAGGCCTTCGGCGACGCTCTCGGCCGTGAACGGCGTCAGCGCGATCAGCCGGCGGTGGACTTCGGCGGCGTCCATGGTCACTCCTTAAGTGGGGAACTCCCCGTTTACGGTTCGGCTACGCTAACCGGGGACTTCCCCACTTGGCAAGGGAGCAGCATGACGGCACGGGCCCGCAGGTCGGACGCGCGGGACAACCAGGCGCTGCTGCTCGCCGCCGCGAAGGAAGTCTTCGCCGAGGACGGGCCGGACGCGCCGCTCGACCGCGTCGCCCGCCGCGCCGGCGTCGGCAACGCGACGATGTACCGGCACTTCCCGAACCGGCGCGAACTGGTCGTCGCGGTGTACGCCGACGAAGTCGCGGAGCTGCGAAGCCGCGCGGACCTCGATGCGGACAACCCCGGCGAAGCGCTCTTCGCGTGGCTGGGGCTCTTCGTCGAGCACGTCCGGACGAAGCGCGCCCTCGCGCTGTCGCTCGCCGATCCCGCGGGCGAGCACGAGAGCCTATTCGCCGGCTGGCACGCCGCGATGAACACGACCGCCGCCGCCCTGCTCGGCCGCGCCCGGACCGCCGTCGCCGTCGCTCCCGACGTCACCGAACTGGACCTCCTCCTGCTCGCGACCGGCATCGCCCTGTCCGGCGGCGACCCCGTCCGGCTGCTCGCCCTGGTCCGCCGAGGCGCGTCGGCCTCCTGAAGGCGTACCGGAACGGCGAACTCGCGTACCTGGAGAGTCGGCTCGCGTACCTGGAGAGTCGGCTCGCGTACCTGGAGAGTCGGCTCGTGTGATTGAGGGGTCGGCACGTGACGGGAGGGTCGACACGGCTGGTCGTTAGGGTCGAGGGATGGAGATGCTGCACCTGCGCTACTTCGTCGCGGTCGCCGAGGAGCTGAACTTCTCGGCCGCGGCTCGGAAGCTGCACATGGCCGCGTCGCCGTTGAGCCAGCGGATCAAGGACCTCGAGCACGAACTCGGGCAGCAGCTGTTCGACCGCAGCACCCACCACGTCACGCTCACCGCCGCCGGGACCGCGTTGCTGCCGCTCGCGCGGGACGTCCTCGAGCAGGTCGGCGCGATTCCCTGGAAGCTCAAGGAGGCGACGCGGCCGCAGCGCAGCACCGTCTTCCTCGGCATGCCCGCCGGGGTGCACCCGGACCTGCGGGACCGGGTCAACGCGCTCGCCGAGCGGGTCAAGGCGCGCTACGAGCTCAAGCGCTGGCCCGGCACCACCGCCGACCTCGTGCAGGGCGTGCACGACGGGAAGCTCGCGCTCACCCTCGCCCGGCTGCCCGTCACCGATCCGGCGCTGGAGCAGTTGCCGGTGATGTCGGAACGGCTCGGCGCGGTCGTGCCGGCCGACCTGTTCGCCGGGCGGGACTCCGTGACGCTCGCCGAATTGGCCGAATTCCCGTACGTGGCCTCACCCGGGGAGATCACGCCCGCGTACTTCGACCAGCTCGACCACCAATTGAACGATCTGGGCGTCAAGAAACGCATTCGCCTGACCAACACCGGCTACGGCGGAACGTCCGAAATCATTTCCAGCGGCGAGGCTTTTTCCATTTCCATGCTGGACGGCAGATCGCCGATGCACGGTTACCGGCTCGACAACGTCATCGTCCTGCCGTTCACCGATTTCCGGCCCCAGCTCGACACGGGCCTGCTCTGGCGGCGCGACCGCGCGGAAGGCGACCTCCAGGAGCTCTTGGACGCCGCGAAAGACGTCTTCGACGAGCCACTCGACAGCTGACCACAATGGTATGACCGTCGCGGTCATACCATTGTGCGCATCATGATCATTCCCTTTCCCCATGTTCGCGCCTACGTTCGTGAGTAGAGCAACGAAGCAAGGCGCGAAAGGACGAATGATGACGGACATCACCCCCACCGCCGCCGGCCCGCTGGACGGCGTGCGCGTGATCGACCTCTCGACCGTGGTGATGGGCCCGTACGCGGCCCAGATCATGGGCGACCTCGGCGCCGACGTGATCAAGATCGAGTCCCCCGCGGACACCGTGCGGGTGGGCCAGTACCGCACCACGCCGGGCATGACGCCGCTGAACCTGAACGTCAACCGCAACAAGCGCAGCGTGGCCCTCAACCTCAAGGACGAAGCCGAGCGCGAGCAGGCGCTGAAGCTGATCGACACGGCCGACGTGCTGATCACCAACATGCGCCCCGGCGCGCTGAGCCGGCTCGGGATGAACTACGCCGACGTCGCCGCGCGCAACCCGCGCCTGGTCTACGCCCACGCCCAGGGCTTCCGCAGTGATTCCGACCAGGCCGGCAACGCCGCCTACGACGAGACCGTGCAGGCCTCCTCCGGCCTGGTCGACGTCGCCAACCGCGCGCTCGGCGAGCCGGTCTACCTGCCGACGATCATCGGCGACAAGGTGTCGTCGCTGACCATCGCCTACAGCGTGCTCGCCGCGCTGGTCCACCGCGACAAGACCGGCCAGGGCCAGCAGATCGAGATCCCGATGACGGACACGCTGCTCGCGTTCAACCTGGTCGAGCACCTCGCCGGGCACACCTACGAGCCCGCCGAAGGCCCCACCGGCTTCGCGCTGTCGATGACGAAGGGCCACGCCGCGGTCCGCACCAAGGACGGCCTCGCCTGCGTCATCCCCTACAACCCCAAGAACTTCCGCGACTTCTTCGCCGCGGCGGGCCGTCCGGAGCTGGCCGCCGACCCGCGGGTCAACGGCGAGGCCATCGACCGCGCCGACAACGAGTGGCTGACCGGGCAGATCGCCGCGTGCGCCCCGGCGCTGACCACCGAGGAGTGGGCCGAGGTCTGCGCGAAGCACAGCATCCCGATGGCGCCGGTGCTCGAACTGGACCGGGCGCACGACGACAGCTACGTCCGCGACGGCCACCTGCTCGACACCGTCGAGCACCCGAGCGAGGGCACCATCCGCACGGTCGGCATCCCGGTGAAGTTCTCCGCGACGCCCGGCTCGATCCGCCGGCTGGCCCCGCTGGCCGGCCAGGACACCGCCGAAGTCCTCGCCGAGCTGGTCTGAACCACCGCACTTTCTCGGCGAAAGTGATGCGGAGGCCGTAACTCCGGAACACTTTCACGGCGAAAGTGACGTAAAGAGAGTGTGAAGTCATGAGCAGTACTGAAGTACGGACCGAGCGGGTTGGCAGCACCTTGCTGATCACCATTGATCGGCCGCAGGCTCGCAACGCGGTCAACGCCGCTGTGGCCGCTGGGTTGGCCGACGCGCTGGACGAGCTGGAAGCCGATCCGGCGCTGCGGGCCGGCGTCCTCACCGGCGCCGAGAACACCTTCAGCGCCGGCATGGACCTCAAGGCCGCGCTCAAGGGCGAGTCGCCGGAGATTCCCGGACGCGGGTTCGGCGGTCTCACCGAGGCCGAGCTGTCCAAGCCCCTGATCGCCGCCGTCGAAGGCTTCGCCATGGGCGGTGGGTTCGAACTGGCGCTGGGCTGTGACTTGATCGTCGCCGCCGAAGATGCGAAGTTCGGCCTGCCCGAGGTCAAGCGTGGTCTGATCGCCGCCGGTGGTGGCGTGATCCGGCTGCCGAAGCGGATCCCGCACCACCTGGCGATGGAGTTCCTGCTCACCGGCGAGCCCGTCACCGGCCGCCGCGCGGGTGAGCTGGGCCTGGTCAACCGCGTCACGCCGAGCGGGGACGCCGCCGCCGTCGCGCTGCAGCTGGCCGAGAAGCTGGCGGAGAACGCGCCCCTCGCGCTGGCCGCCGTCAAGAAGATCGTGCGTGCCGCGGATCCCGCGACCGCGCAGCGTGAAGAAATCAAGAAACTGATGCAGTCCGCCGACGTCCGCGAGGGCATGACCGCCTTCGCCGAGCGCCGCAGTCCGAAGTGGACCGGTGAGTGACATGAAGATCGACGAAGTCCGCAAGCACGTGACGACTCCCCTGACCGCCCCGGCGTTCGCGCCCGTGGTCCCGAGGTTCACCGATCGCGAGTACCTGAACATCGTCTACCGCACCGACGCCGACGCCCTGCGCGCCGTCGTGCCGGAGCCGCTGCGGGTCGGGGAACCGTTGGTGCGCTTCGAGGTCATGAAGATGGGCGACGTCTCCGGCTACGGCCCGTACACCGAGTCCGGCCAGGCGATCGAGGTCAGCTTCGACGGCGAGCGCGGCGAGTACCTGCACGCGATGTACCTCGACAACTTCCCGGCCACGGCGTCCGGGCGCGAGGTCAGCGCGTACCCGAAGACCGTCGGCAGCCCGAGTCTGTATGTCGACAACGGCGTCCTGGTGGGCACGTTGGACTACGGGACGATCCGGGTGGCGACCGCGACCATGGGCTACAAGCACCACGAGCTGGACGTCCGCGAAGCCGAAAAGCAGATCACGGTCCCGACATTCATGCTCAAGACCATCCCCCACTACGACGGCACCCCGCGGGTGCAGGAACTCGTCCGCACCGAGATCACCGACGTGGTCGTCAAGGAGGCCTACACCGGCCCCGCGCGGTTGCAGCTGTTCCAGCACGTCCTGGCCCCGCTGGCCGACCTGCCCGTGCTGGAGGTCGTGTCCGCCAGCCACATCCTCACCGACCTGACGCTCGCTCCGGTCAAGCCGGTCTTCGACTACTTGAAGGGAGCCCAGTCATGACTTTCCGCAATGCGGCCGTCATCGGCGCCGGCACCATCGGCCTGTCCTGGACGGCGCTGTTCGCCCACCACGGCCTGACCGTCCGCGTCAGCGACCCGCGTCCCGACCTCGCCGAGGCCATCACCGAAGCACTCGAGACGTTCGCCCCGCACCTCGGCACGACCGCCGACGAGCTGGCGAGCCGGGTCCACGTCGCCGCCGATGTCATCGACGCCGTGAAGGACGCCGATGTCGTGCAGGAGAACGGACCCGAGAACGTCGAGTTCAAAAAGGACCTGTTCGCGACGCTGGTCAAGGAAGCTCCGGACCACGCCCTGCTGCTGAGTTCGTCCAGCGCCATCCCCTCGACGGCGTTCACCGGCGACCTGGGAGACGCGTCCCGGGTCCTCATCGGACACCCGTTCAACCCGCCGCACCTGATCCCGCTGGTCGAGGTCGT is a window from the Amycolatopsis sp. NBC_00355 genome containing:
- a CDS encoding response regulator transcription factor, with the protein product MIPVLVVDDEPMVCAHLRTILGSAGDIDVVAQAGDGAEAVEAVVRHRPRVVLMDLRMPGVDGLTAIARIAALPDPPAVVALTTFDADTYVIRALRAGAAGFLVKSTPPEDLIGLVRVAADGHTVLSPSAARRLVALSADGRERGEDARRRTSGLTDRERDVLACLGEGLSNADIAARLHLAEATVKSYVSRMLVKLDCTNRTQAGLLAHEAGLVAR
- a CDS encoding M50 family metallopeptidase, with translation MASAFAVLDETLPAPGPELVGITALVAAMVVVTSFAVPADGRRSVVYRANFLGTLFHEGGHALVSILTGGGVGRVAIDSPESGGTWHRTPPGLAAVLTSAAGYAMPPLAGLGAAGLLHRGLVPAVLTLTLAAMVFLLLFTRDLLTFVVVVAVGAIVFGALRWAPLWLKNGVAYAEAWLLLTSELGGLRALVLNRIRHGFGGQEDDAAMLARSTGIPALVWIAAWLALIAWAVWRAIPLLWPT
- a CDS encoding winged helix-turn-helix transcriptional regulator, which codes for MHPDPYDRDCPTRQLLDRIGDQWTVLIVGALTGGPLRFTEIARRVDGISQKVLTQTLRSLVRDGILTRTAYAVIPPKVEYELTSLGRNLSEPLELLDQWARQHMASVQDSRDAYDAEHTPASA
- a CDS encoding TetR/AcrR family transcriptional regulator is translated as MRVRLLDATIDCLVEFGYAGTTTTRVADRAGVTRGAQVHHFPTKADLVTSAIRHLAAKRTEVAMAELDRLRASTDPVGDALQLLWEMHQGPVFSATVELWVASRTDPELRRQMAVVEPIATSSLVEFGKALLPEHAGHHEFLHAVYTAMDVVRGILIASWATRDQGELDARWERGRRHLRILFGTLMAPTA
- a CDS encoding SRPBCC family protein, whose amino-acid sequence is MVQSISVRGRTSAPADTVYALLRDGASWPAWSPLESFELVSEGEGEREGLGAIRLFRTGRTRSYEKIVALEPGRRFGYALEHGLPLRDYVAYVDLSPRDGGTEVHWHSTFTAKIPGTGWFYRRILGVFITRVVAGLVAATEARIAP
- a CDS encoding TetR/AcrR family transcriptional regulator, which encodes MIDTSPRAQLLDAAIDHIAHHGGAGKSLRALAAGLGTSHRMLIYHFGSKEGLLTAVTREVEARQRTALADVGEGGEFWRRLTDEDLRANEKLFFQLYGQALGGTPGTTEFLDGVVDDWLGPIEALLARYGVPEADRPAHARLGLAVTRGLLLDLVTTGDREAVDAAMELFLAVYEK
- a CDS encoding CocE/NonD family hydrolase, which gives rise to MRRTPGILLALVTTAALAPAAAAETGPVRETAWVETGADLDHDGKPDRVAADVVRPAGRARVPVILDVSPYFACCGRGNESQKKTFAPDGTPEQFPLFLDNYFVPRGYAVVLADVGGTNRSSGCFDDVADGNAVVNWLNGRAKAFDAPDGGRPVTAGWATGDVGAIGKSQDGATAIGMAASGIPGLKTIVPIEGVADNYAQLVANGAPLATPDNTGSAFTYNDRAARLCQPFEADVKARMGTDGDYNAYWQGVNYVPQAGRVRASVLIAQGFGDSVVGADQFAAYWAALGRAGVPRKAWLSQAGHVDPFDLQRARWVDTLGRWFDRWLRGVRNGVEHEPAVHLEATPDRWTDVRAWPPATAATTFRPAAGGTLGRRGSGTATVVDDPAVGREQWAAGTSAARFTGAPLTSAVRLAGTPSVKITASSDKPAARLGVALVDYGPADVRNTANYGSGVKNLTTRSCWGVSRPGDSACFLDTATDLVRADHQIVAAGWADLGHHASLRHGEPLVPGLAYSMTFTLSSLDHVVPAGHRLGLLLGGTDGQLFDPALPVLGDTLTFDLARTSVTLGLTQPEH
- a CDS encoding response regulator transcription factor: MGSPGRGLVLVVEDESAIAELAALYLKRDGFGVHVEPDGGRALDAVRRLKPVAIVLDIGLSGMDGIEICKTLRAAGDWTPVLFVTARDDELDRLLGLEIGADDYLTKPFSPRELAARVRTVLRRASGAAPTPSAFTVGAARVDLASRRAWAGETEISLTSTEFDLLTHLLRHPGQVLSRDQLLSAVWGYAAAAGTRTVDVHVAQLRAKLGAASPIRTVRGIGYAADPA